From the genome of Anopheles moucheti chromosome 3, idAnoMoucSN_F20_07, whole genome shotgun sequence, one region includes:
- the LOC128303304 gene encoding LOW QUALITY PROTEIN: chaoptin-like (The sequence of the model RefSeq protein was modified relative to this genomic sequence to represent the inferred CDS: inserted 1 base in 1 codon; deleted 2 bases in 1 codon): MPFSRTKHKKIGVCDRRQXTTPNMTPIITNNLPRLLVLFACALASVSCAWRPCTDLDALLKIPCRCNIETAGNNSQYVFVNVNCDRTTLTAPFPSGIPIISFSQRNSGHQALPDLAILNAPVRKLDFSNNALRSFGTKALFGSVAEYLTELRLANNLLGDSLNPIFSTEVLQTLQALKVLDLSGNQIIALEESIFDGNRRLVELYLDQNKITTIPVAALKGLTSLKLLSLRSNRIDSLEPDAFNFANKLERLDLRNNRVRSLKSKAFANLGSMKEVLLAGNQLSHIDERALAGMDILQKLDLSDNLLAEFPSEALGSVVSLKVLNVSLNNIAKLESNHLAQMKNLQILDISRNTIATILPGTFREQLLLKYLDLSLNSLRTIEDDAFEGLDNLQTLILRDNNILFIPGSALGRLPKLSNLYLDFNRVAALSSSILKSIQPENIRYLSLSRNVIRELPGDSFAAFRKLIYLDISGNSLGVIGEDTFKGLEGTLMEIKLSFNRIASLRKIVLPKLRRLDLSSNSIDDLAIDSFHSLNNLLYLNMSGNEHIGQVTRTMIYPLTKLQVIDISHCGLKMVQADLFHNNTDLRIALLNHNQLKVIEEGTFLNLNNLFDLSLADNGLEQLRPRSFVNTVNLRSLNLRQNALQELRADMFTTETALEVLDVSHNMLKSFTSNTLKIHPRLRKILLANNRLEVFPPELIAGLDHLEVIDLSGNRLSTIQQLDFGRLANLRELYLRSNVIDSVQDMAFHNSSQLQILDLAANRLDRLSERSFEGTLRLELLDLSDNKLSSLPEQVLAKSRVQQLERVSLAGNKLASIPVAAFGDQHDTLQTLDLSHNMIREVPRAGHMLMINTKHFDFSYNPLTPEAIATVLGQPKTVRSLNLAGTGVRELPVLETPYLRSLNLSYNNISAVSPKAFEKVTLLERLDLSHNAIVDADGLRDIWSKLGLLGYLDLSSNPIRTITATTFERLDGLTELYIRELPELARLEKNAFKPLKDLAVLEAYQYAKLGYIDVQGIVQELPALAAVDIEAKDANLESDQLQVLHHPKLHTLGLHGYALQSLSSGAFAGLRNKYLTVRLHNTSLTALPPALLLPLPRSAHIDFSIAGSKVSTLTQPFLSSLDDRKNSIQIEGLATNPVRCDCQARAFRRWILATKVNDVRCASPAPVAGKLLTEVGDIELVCDNRSKAPTNPTQPMLSSIGTVLSTGTRTTPTISFYNYTSEVQMTKSAATTEHDIIWSMPPVSSSSTTTRSKGSKSKIASAAMPPLKKMPSANDDTLIIGIVGGVVVFIFLLIICICICRLKMNNDSYHHHHPRGGHPMPMGMPGTLQVNYTGKKGQPAAMYPTLAPPYAQSYATLPYKPNGSPTQARPSYSTIGRIPYQYQNHSLMSSQAALHHQQQQSSGPGTLTHSSHNPYIVYQDDKVYR; the protein is encoded by the exons atgccTTTCTCCCGcaccaaacataaaaaa ataggcgTGTGTGACAGGCGGC ATACCACCCCAAATATGACGCCAATAATTACCAACAATTTGCCCAGGCTTTTGGTGCTGTTCGCGTGTGCCCTAGCTTCCGTTTCGTGTGCGTGGCGCCCGTGCACCGATCTGGACGCGCTGCTTAAAATACCGTGCCG ATGCAACATTGAGACCGCTGGGAACAACAGCCAGTACGTTTTCGTGAACGTGAACTGCGATCGGACGACGCTAACAGCCCCGTTTCCGAGCGGCATTCCGATCATCTCATTTTCGCAACGCAACAGCGGCCATCAAGCATTGCCG GATCTGGCAATTCTTAATGCGCCCGTAAGGAAACTGGACTTCTCCAACAATGCGCTGCGATCGTTCGGCACGAAAGCGCTGTTCGGCAGTGTTGCCGAATATCTCACCGAACTGCGGCTGGCAAACAACCTGCTCGGCGACAGTCTGAATCCCATATTCTCCACCGAAGTTCTCCAGACACTGCAAGCGCTCAAGGTACTCGACCTGTCGGGCAATCAAATAATCGCACTGGAGGAAAGCATCTTCGATGGCAATCGACGGCTGGTGGAACTCTACCTAGACCAAAACAAGATCACCACGATCCCGGTGGCGGCTTTAAAGGGCCTGACCAGCCTAAAGTTGCTGTCGCTGCGCAGCAATCGTATCGATTCGCTTGAACCGGACGCATTCAACTTTGCCAACAAGCTGGAACGCTTGGATCTGCGCAATAATCGTGTTCGCAGCCTGAAATCGAAAGCCTTCGCTAATCTCGGCAGCATGAAGGAGGTGTTGCTGGCGGGCAATCAGCTGAGCCACATCGATGAGCGTGCCTTGGCGGGGATGGATATATTGCAGAAGCTGGACCTTTCCGACAACCTCCTGGCGGAGTTCCCGTCGGAAGCGCTTGGGTCCGTAGTGTCGCTGAAGGTACTGAACGTGTCGCTCAACAATATCGCCAAACTGGAATCGAACCATCTCGCGCAGATGAAAAATCTTCAAATTCTAGACATCAGCCGGAACACGATCGCCACCATCTTGCCGGGAACATTCCGCGAGCAGCTGCTCCTCAAGTACCTGGACCTGAGCCTTAATTCGCTTCGTACG ATCGAAgacgatgcattcgaaggaTTGGACAACCTGCAAACGCTCATTCTGCGCGACAACAACATACTCTTCATCCCGGGCAGTGCTCTCGGTCGGTTGCCAAAGTTGTCGAACCTGTACCTTGACTTTAACCGCGTTGCCGCATTATCTTCGAGCATACTGAAGTCGATACAGCCGGAAAATATTCGCTACCTGTCGCTGTCCCGCAACGTGATCCGGGAACTCCCGGGTGATAGTTTTGCCGCCTTCCGGAAGCTTATCTATCTGGACATCTCCGGCAACAGTCTGGGGGTGATCGGTGAGGATACGTTCAAAGGGCTCGAGGGTACGCTGATGGAGATCAAACTATCGTTCAACCGGATTGCATCGCTCCGGAAGATCGTGCTGCCGAAGTTGCGCCGGTTGGACTTAAGCTCGAACAGTATCGACGACCTTGCGATTGATTCGTTCCACAGCTTAAACAATCTGCTTTATCTGAACATGAGCGGCAACGAACACATCGGACAGGTTACGCGCACTATGATCTACCCCTTGACCAAGCTGCAGGTGATCGACATTAGTCACTGTGGGCTGAAGATGGTACAGGCCGACCTGTTCCACAACAACACCGATCTGCGCATTGCGCTGCTCAATCACAACCAGCTGAAGGTGATCGAGGAGGGCACGTTCCTAAATCTGAACAATCTGTTCGATTTATCGCTTGCCGACAATGGGTTGGAGCAGTTGCGTCCACGCTCGTTCGTCAATACGGTTAATCTGCGTTCGCTCAACCTTCGACAGAACGCGTTGCAAGAGCTGCGAGCTGATATGTTTACGACGGAGACCGCCCTGGAGGTGCTCGATGTGTCGCACAACATGCTAAAGAGTTTCACCTCCAACACGCTAAAGATACATCCGCGGCTGAGAAAGATTCTGCTCGCAAACAACCGGCTGGAGGTGTTCCCGCCTGAGCTGATTGCCGGTTTGGACCATCTGGAAGTGATCGATCTTTCAGGCAACCGGCTATCCACCATACAGCAACTTGACTTTGGGCGCTTGGCGAACCTGCGAGAGCTCTACCTGCGTTCGAACGTGATTGACTCCGTGCAGGATATGGCGTTCCACAACTCTTCGCAGCTTCAAATCCTCGATCTGGCCGCAAACCGCCTGGATCGCTTGTCTGAACGTTCGTTCGAAGGTACGCTGCGTCTGGAGCTGCTCGATCTCAGTGATAACAAGCTGAGCAGCCTGCCGGAGCAGGTACTAGCGAAGAGCCGCGTACAACAGCTCGAGCGTGTTTCGCTTGCCGGTAACAAGCTGGCCAGCATCCCGGTTGCGGCCTTCGGCGATCAGCACGACACACTGCAGACGCTCGATCTGAGTCACAACATGATCCGTGAGGTACCGCGCGCTGGCCATATGCTGATGATCAACACCAAACATTTCGACTTTTCCTACAATCCGCTCACACCGGAAGCGATCGCTACCGTGCTTGGTCAGCCGAAAACGGTACGTTCGCTCAATCTAGCCGGCACGGGTGTACGGGAGCTTCCGGTTCTGGAGACACCCTATCTTCGCAGCCTCAACCTGTCCTACAACAACATCTCCGCAGTAAGTCCGAAAGCATTCGAAAAGGTAACGCTGCTGGAGCGGTTAGATCTGTCCCACAACGCAATCGTCGATGCGGATGGTTTGCGCGATATCTGGTCAAAGTTGGGTCTGCTCGGGTATCTCGATCTGTCGAGCAACCCGATCCGCACGATCACCGCAACCACGTTTGAGAGGCTGGACGGTCTGACCGAGCTCTACATTCGGGAGCTTCCTGAGCTGGCACGGCTCGAGAAGAACGCATTCAAGCCGTTGAAGGATCTCGCCGTCCTGGAAGCATATCAGTACGCGAAGCTGGGCTACATCGATGTGCAGGGCATTGTGCAGGAGTTGCCGGCATTGGCCGCGGTCGACATTGAGGCAAAGGATGCGAACCTCGAGTCGGACCAGCTGCAAGTATTGCACCATCCCAAACTCCACACGTTGGGTCTGCATGGATACGCGCTCCAGAGTCTCTCGTCCGGTGCGTTCGCTGGTCTGCGCAACAAGTATCTCACTGTGCGACTCCACAACACCTCGCTGACGGCATTGCCACCGGCACTACTGCTACCATTACCCCGGTCGGCGCACATCGACTTCAGTATTGCCGGGTCGAAGGTCAGCACACTGACGCAACCCTTCTTAAGCTCGCTGGATGATCGGAAAAACAGCATCCAGATCGAGGGACTTGCAACGAACCCGGTGCGGTGCGACTGTCAGGCCCGTGCCTTCCGTCGCTGGATTCTGGCCACGAAGGTGAACGATGTACGGTGCGCTAGTCCGGCGCCCGTAGCGGGCAAACTGCTTACCGAGGTTGGTGATATCGAGCTGGTGTGTGACAATCGTAGCAAGGCGCCCACCAACCCCACACAACCGATGTTATCCAGTATCGGGACCGTCCTTAGCACCGGTACACGCACAACGCCAACGATCAGCTTCTACAACTACACGTCGGAGGTGCAGATGACGAAGTCTGCAGCCACCACCGAGCACGACATCATCTGGAGCATGCCGCCCGTATCCTCATCTTCGACGACCACCCGCTCCAAGGGTTCCAAGTCTAAGATTGCGTCAGCGGCGATGCCACCGTTGAAGAAGATGCCTTCGGCAAATGACGACACACTCATAATCGGCATCGTTGGCGGTGTGGTGGTGTTCATCTTTCTTCTCATCATTTGTATCTGCATCTGTCGGTTGAAGATGAACAACGACAGttaccatcaccatcatccccGCGGTGGTCATCCGATGCCGATGGGCATGCCCGGTACGCTGCAGGTGAATTACACGGGCAAAAAGGGCCAACCGGCGGCCATGTATCCGACACTGGCACCGCCGTACGCGCAGAGCTATGCCACGCTGCCGTACAAACCGAATGGTTCACCGACCCAGGCCCGACCAAGCTATTCAACCATCGGCCGAATACCGTACCAGTATCAGAACCATTCGCTTATGTCCAGCCAGGCGGCGTtacaccatcagcagcagcagtcgtCCGGTCCTGGGACGCTCACGCACTCGTCCCACAATCCGTACATCGTGTACCAGGACGATAAGGTGTATCGATGA
- the LOC128303723 gene encoding uncharacterized protein CG4449, which produces MSDIFENLDSFLDNYDENNISSNSILFNAERDSNANDSLGNDYSRGLSTSSAGKNNNKIVKDRSRGRKSQTNRDKSARTSTATSATTSNVPVSSTPAPAPSVFDLTAMTLLSAAEDMQLLLRLFDSIFNSKNPLVKELVKDREAMLTKRSFTTLNNSYNKKPPVTASELLKVKQKIDAVRTKLTQLDQRIKNVLQPVSLDQPSPGSRRTRNSTRRNQASAPVVITLDSDDDSMPEFVGQVNNPSKANNSFETENYVMRIKVRWGMGIEMFEHRRFQKFADMFAQLAAKESADSSCIFLNLEDRIVYPNDTPDSINYKPNQFISGRILKSKAPGLPTASALTTSNNSTISLKIQMETRKQPLRIQIDKQQTMSVLVIKCAEELKCKPKDIKLYFDGELIDNSSKPEDLDLEGDEILDIRFTK; this is translated from the exons ATGTCCGATATTTTTGAGAATTTGGACAGCTTTTTAGATA ATTACGACGAAAACAACATATCATCAAACAGCATCCTGTTCAATGCAGAACGCGACAGCAATGCAAACGATTCGTTGGGTAACGATTATTCTAGGGGGCTAAGCACCAGCTCTGCTGGGAAgaataacaataaaatcgTAAAAGATAGAAGTCGCGGCAGAAAGTCTCAAACCAATAGAGACAAAAGTGCCCGAACCTCTACAGCTACCTCAGCTACGACTAGCAATGTCCCGGTTTCTTCTACTCCAGCGCCAGCGCCTTCCGTTTTTGATTTGACAGCTATGACGCTACTTAGCGCAGCAG AGGATATGCAATTACTCCTTCGCTTATTCGATTCTATCTTCAACTCTAAAAATCCGCTCGTGAAGGAATTGGTGAAGGACA GAGAGGCAATGCTGACGAAACGAAGCTTCACTACGCTAAACAATAGCTACAACAAGAAACCTCCCGTCACAGCGAGCGAGCTGTTGAAGGTGAAGCAAAAAATAGATGCAGTAAGAACTAAATTAACGCAACTAGACCAAAGGATAAAAAATGTGCTACAGCCTGTGTCTTTAGATCAGCCCTCGCCGGGCTCACGACGGACAAGGAATAGCACACGCCGGAACCAAGCGAGTGCGCCGGTTGTG ATAACGTTAGACTCGGATGACGACAGTATGCCAGAGTTCGTAGGGCAGGTAAACAATCCCAGCAAAGCAAATAATTCATTTGAGACGGAAAACTATGTAATGCGCATCAAAGTACGATGGGGCATGGGCATCGAGATGTTCGAGCATCGAAGGTTTCAAAAGTTTGCCGACATGTTCGCGCAGCTGGCTGCGAAGGAGTCCGCCGATAGTTCGTGCATTTTCCTGAACCTGGAAGATCGCATTGTGTACCCGAACGATACGCCGGATTCCATCAATTACAAACCAAATCAATTCATTT CTGGCCGCATTTTGAAGAGTAAAGCACCGGGTCTTCCCACCGCATCGGCTTTGACAACCAGTAACAATAGCACCATCTCGCTAAAGATACAGATGGAAACACGAAAGCAACCGCTACGCATACAGATAGACAAGCAGCAAACCATGTCAGTATTGGTGATCAAATGTGCGGAAGAACTAAAATGTAAACCGAAAGACATTAAATTGTACTTTGACGGTGAGCTTATCGATAACAGTTCCAAACCAGAGGATCTGGACCTTGAGGGAGACGAAATACTCGACATTCGTTTTACTAAGTGA
- the LOC128304347 gene encoding E3 ubiquitin-protein ligase FANCL isoform X2: MNEFLQNFPFLVQLEPYHFVGLYKKVYKIQLYLPNYPTTSGQQVTVFRGNHPIVLPPDHSPILQVDKYVHNLLAALDSTNALPNGTTSASFEDTTVLTNLALELLAIQHQNGCKVAFDKPLMHVEFSEFESRGKHWLSLHRVGGELFKVAQHTLPELAVCEIFKRQTTLQRHLQVFLDTLEQLEEFYNNLSTIDELCYVILPATIDTKTTYRIFKYDRKAFLKISLHPLQPAAVDIAFFGPTKQVAKLREIYDEKQDDWNPECNVYTNLVRIFNIIAFPMRPSGDQSISLQNSEENCGICMNYHDAEERVPIISCDNEQCHLIFHIHCLKKWFSTQRESKKIFTISIGNCPYCTHKISSSFDEILEMLK, encoded by the exons atgaacgaatttctgcaaaattttccatttttagtGCAACTAGAGCCGTACCACTTTGTCGGACTTTACAAGAAG GTGTACAAAATACAGCTATACCTTCCAAACTATCCTACAACAAGCGGTCAACAGGTAACAGTATTTCGCGGAAACCATCCGATTGTGTTGCCACCGGACCATTCACCCATCTTGCAAGTCGATAAATATGTGCACAATCTCTTAGCCGCGCTGGATTCCACCAATGCTCTACCCAATGGGACAACATCTGCCTCATTCGAAGATACCACTGTATTGACCAATCTTGCACTGGAATTGTTGGCTATTCAGCATCAAAATGGGTGTAAAGTAGCTTTCGACAAACCCCTGATGCATGTAGAGTTTTCAGAGTTCGAAAGTAGAGGCAAACACTGGCTATCTCTTCATCGCGTCGGAGGGGAACTCTTCAAAGTTGCCCAACACACTCTTCCAGAGCTTGCTGTGTGCGAAATCTTCAAAAGACAGACAACATTGCAAAGACACTTGCAGGTGTTCCTGGACACACTCGAGCAGCTAGAAGAGTTTTACAATAATCTCAGTACAATCGACGAACTGTGCTACGTTATCCTGCCTGCAACGATAGACACCAAGACCACGTATAGAATCTTTAAATACGATCGGAAAGCGTTTCTGAAGATATCCCTCCATCCGCTACAACCAGCAGCAGTGGATATTGCATTTTTCGGACCAACGAAACAAGTGGCAAAGCTGAGAGAAATATACGATGAAAAGCAGGACGATTGGAATCCCGAATGTAACGTGTATACCAACCTGGTGCGCATATTTAACATCATCGCCTTCCCAATGCGTCCTTCAGGCGATCAGTCTATAAGTTTGCAGAACAGTGAGGAAAACTGTGGAATATGCATGAATTATCACGATGCAGAAGAGAGGGTACCGATAATTTCGTGCGATAACGAACAATGCCATCTTATATTTCATATTCACTGCCTGAAGAAG TGGTTTTCTACTCAGCGTGAAAGTAAGAAAATTTTCACCATATCTATAGGCAACTGTCCGTActgcacacacaaaatatcGTCCAGCTTTGACGAGATACTAGAAATGCTGAAATGA
- the LOC128304347 gene encoding uncharacterized protein LOC128304347 isoform X1 — protein MNEFLQNFPFLVQLEPYHFVGLYKKVYKIQLYLPNYPTTSGQQVTVFRGNHPIVLPPDHSPILQVDKYVHNLLAALDSTNALPNGTTSASFEDTTVLTNLALELLAIQHQNGCKVAFDKPLMHVEFSEFESRGKHWLSLHRVGGELFKVAQHTLPELAVCEIFKRQTTLQRHLQVFLDTLEQLEEFYNNLSTIDELCYVILPATIDTKTTYRIFKYDRKAFLKISLHPLQPAAVDIAFFGPTKQVAKLREIYDEKQDDWNPECNVYTNLVRIFNIIAFPMRPSGDQSISLQNSEENCGICMNYHDAEERVPIISCDNEQCHLIFHIHCLKKVGYRCRSLHSTIVIGIYVLHCFICSGFLLSVKVRKFSPYL, from the exons atgaacgaatttctgcaaaattttccatttttagtGCAACTAGAGCCGTACCACTTTGTCGGACTTTACAAGAAG GTGTACAAAATACAGCTATACCTTCCAAACTATCCTACAACAAGCGGTCAACAGGTAACAGTATTTCGCGGAAACCATCCGATTGTGTTGCCACCGGACCATTCACCCATCTTGCAAGTCGATAAATATGTGCACAATCTCTTAGCCGCGCTGGATTCCACCAATGCTCTACCCAATGGGACAACATCTGCCTCATTCGAAGATACCACTGTATTGACCAATCTTGCACTGGAATTGTTGGCTATTCAGCATCAAAATGGGTGTAAAGTAGCTTTCGACAAACCCCTGATGCATGTAGAGTTTTCAGAGTTCGAAAGTAGAGGCAAACACTGGCTATCTCTTCATCGCGTCGGAGGGGAACTCTTCAAAGTTGCCCAACACACTCTTCCAGAGCTTGCTGTGTGCGAAATCTTCAAAAGACAGACAACATTGCAAAGACACTTGCAGGTGTTCCTGGACACACTCGAGCAGCTAGAAGAGTTTTACAATAATCTCAGTACAATCGACGAACTGTGCTACGTTATCCTGCCTGCAACGATAGACACCAAGACCACGTATAGAATCTTTAAATACGATCGGAAAGCGTTTCTGAAGATATCCCTCCATCCGCTACAACCAGCAGCAGTGGATATTGCATTTTTCGGACCAACGAAACAAGTGGCAAAGCTGAGAGAAATATACGATGAAAAGCAGGACGATTGGAATCCCGAATGTAACGTGTATACCAACCTGGTGCGCATATTTAACATCATCGCCTTCCCAATGCGTCCTTCAGGCGATCAGTCTATAAGTTTGCAGAACAGTGAGGAAAACTGTGGAATATGCATGAATTATCACGATGCAGAAGAGAGGGTACCGATAATTTCGTGCGATAACGAACAATGCCATCTTATATTTCATATTCACTGCCTGAAGAAGGTAGGATACCGTTGTAGAAGCTTGCATTCAACAATTGTGATCGGTATATACGTTCTTCATTGTTTCATTTGCAGTGGTTTTCTACTCAGCGTGAAAGTAAGAAAATTTTCACCATATCTATAG
- the LOC128303967 gene encoding ubiquitin-like domain-containing CTD phosphatase 1: MDSKEVSLIIKWSGKEFPIEDLTEHDTVAVLRHEICKKTQVRPERQKLLNLKHKGKPVTDDMVLGALELKANFKVMMVGSLESDIQEASSRPDDVGSVVNDLDNEEEDNVPFENKDVYLAKINKRIKDYTIKELNPPREGKRLLVLDIDYTIFDHRSAAENGAELMRPYLHEFLSSAYQYYDIAIWSATSMRWIVEKMKLLGVTDDTRDYKLVFMLDDAAMITVLCPLRGVIEVKPLGVIWGKYNQYSSKNTIMFDDLRRNFLMNPKSGLRIKPFSEAHLNRHKDKELLKLAKYLKAIAEHCDDFDTLNHRRWEDYLSKKRSH, encoded by the exons ATGGATTCGAAGGAAGTATCGCTAATCATCAAATGGAGCGGTAAGGAATTCCCTATCGAGGATCTTACCGAGCACGACACGGTTGCCGTCTTGAGACACGAAATATGCAAAAAGACACAGGTCAGGCCCGAACGGCAGAAGCTGCTGAACTTGAAGCATAAAG GAAAGCCGGTTACGGATGATATGGTGTTGGGAGCTTTGGAACTGAAGGCCAATTTCAAAGTAATGATG GTTGGTTCGCTAGAATCCGACATCCAGGAGGCCTCTTCGCGACCCGATGACGTAGGGAGCGTTGTGAACGATCTGGACAACGAGGAGGAAGACAACGTTCCGTTCGAAAACAAGGACGTTTATTTGGccaaaatcaacaaacgaaTTAAGGATTACACCATCAAAGAATTGAATCCACCTCGCGAAGGCAAACGGCTGCTAGTGTTGGACATTGATTACACTATATTTGATCATCGATCGGCCGCTGAGAATG GAGCGGAATTGATGAGACCGTATCTGCACGAGTTCTTGTCGTCAGCTTATCAGTACTACGACATCGCAATATGGTCTGCAACGTCGATGAGATGGATTGTGGAAAAAATGAAGTTGCTCGGAGTAACAGATGATACGAGGGATTATAAGTTGGTGTTTATGCTGGATGATGCGGCAATGATAACGGTGCTATGCCCTTTACGTGGCGTTATTGAGGTAAAACCGCTCGGAGTTATCTGGGGCAAGTACAACCAGTATTCGTCCAAGAATACAATCATGTTCGATGATTTGCGGCGCAACTTTCTGATGAATCCTAAGTCGGGTTTGCGCATCAAACCATTCTCGGAGGCGCATTTGAATCGGCACAAGGATAAGGAACTGCTGAAGCTGGCGAAATATTTGAAAGCGATTGCCGAACACTGTGACGATTTTGATACACTCAACCATCGAAGATGGGAAGATTATCTGTCCAAGAAACGATCTCATtag